One Fuerstiella marisgermanici DNA window includes the following coding sequences:
- a CDS encoding ATP-binding protein, which produces MAEASQLSVSIPSDTSQGLAVQERIISLMEHHSYSMKDIFAMRLSLEEAITNAIRHGNGGDLEKQVSVIANVSDQRLHVVVQDEGEGFDPGDVPDPTDEDHIDQPGGRGLMLMRAYLDFVEYSDGGRRITMERERNSELPIIEDDDE; this is translated from the coding sequence ATGGCGGAAGCATCGCAACTGAGCGTTTCGATTCCCAGCGACACCTCTCAGGGGCTGGCGGTGCAGGAACGCATCATTTCTTTGATGGAGCATCATAGCTACTCCATGAAGGATATCTTCGCGATGCGTTTATCGCTGGAAGAAGCCATCACCAACGCGATCCGACACGGAAACGGCGGCGATCTGGAAAAGCAGGTCTCTGTTATCGCCAACGTGTCAGACCAACGGCTGCACGTTGTCGTCCAGGACGAAGGTGAAGGCTTTGACCCTGGCGATGTGCCCGACCCGACCGACGAAGATCATATCGACCAACCGGGCGGTCGTGGACTCATGCTGATGCGAGCCTACCTGGACTTCGTCGAATACTCAGACGGTGGCCGCAGGATCACGATGGAACGCGAACGAAATTCTGAGCTGCCCATCATCGAAGACGATGACGAATAA